From the genome of Vicia villosa cultivar HV-30 ecotype Madison, WI linkage group LG2, Vvil1.0, whole genome shotgun sequence, one region includes:
- the LOC131645950 gene encoding putative F-box/FBD/LRR-repeat protein At4g03220, which translates to MWTDESKDRFGDLPDSAVFDILSYLKTKEAVQTCILSKRWNNLTNNLPIITLDCDQFKSLDSFERALSQILSVRNEFDDVLDTLDLALTEFDSYDDFPQSTDEVFKRMVRYALSHSVRRLRYPITSHINPFPPVFSSQTLTSLDLSVPGRFLQPTVVILFPTHLNLPSLTNLTLTSFGFGPDDDGCADPFAAFNKLNTLTIIYCGVVNSPFRGGIYRGVDYNRSLKLRISPPSLCTFAFTGNISLELCLTHPCSLKHLHIDAEGFDDSSLVQDYSALLLTWLQGFPNITSLTLSSNTLQLLSLVPGLFKVKLTSLYNLESLQVQMKPLSSQLYTILCCGEFMIPGVELYQATIVPDGVVDCLIQNSPSANVTFIPYNKIQDPREVKMKDPRRRRRRRGRKAKQI; encoded by the exons ATGTGGACTGATGAAAGTAAAGACAGATTCGGCGATCTGCCAGATTCGGCTGTGTTTGACATCCTCTCCTATCTGAAAACCAAAGAGGCCGTCCAAACTTGCATACTCTCCAAAAGATGGAACAATCTCACAAACAATCTTCCAATCATAACTTTAGATTGTGACCAGTTCAAATCTCTGGACAGTTTCGAGAGAGCATTATCTCAAATTCTATCTGTTCGCAACGAGTTCGACGACGTCCTCGACACTCTAGATTTGGCCCTCACCGAATTTGATTCCTATGATGATTTCCCTCAGTCGACCGACGAAGTCTTCAAACGCATGGTAAGGTATGCCCTTTCACATAGTGTCCGGCGATTACGATACCCTATCACCTCTCATATTAATCCATTCCCACCTGTATTTTCATCTCAGACTTTAACCTCTCTTGACCTTTCTGTTCCCGGTCGTTTTCTACAACCCACTGTAGTAATTTTATTTCCGACTCATTTGAATTTGCCATCATTAACCAACTTGACTTTAACATCTTTTGGATTTGGCCCTGACGACGACGGTTGTGCTGACCCCTTCGCTGCCTTTAACAAGTTAAATACTTTGACCATTATATATTGCGGTGTTGTTAATTCACCATTTCGAGGAGGAATCTATAGGGGGGTTGATTATAATCGGTCATTAAAACTCCGCATATCTCCACCCAGTCTTTGTACCTTTGCTTTTACCGGTAATATAAGTCTAGAACTATGTCTCACCCATCCTTGTTCTCTTAAACACCTACACATTGATGCTGAAGGCTTTGATGATTCCTCTCTCGTCCAAGACTATTCTGCACTCCTACTCACCTGGTTGCAAGGCTTTCCTAATATCACATCATTGACACTCTCTTCTAATACTCTGCAG CTTCTATCTCTTGTTCCCGGTTTATTCAAGGTTAAACTTACTTCCTTGTATAACTTGGAGTCACTCCAAGTACAAATGAAACCGCTGTCATCCCAATTGTACACTATTTTGTGTTGCGGTGAGTTCATGATACCAGGCGTGGAGCTCTATCAAGCTACAATCGTACCTGATGGAGTAGTTGACTGTTTGATTCAAAACTCACCCTCAGCAAATGTTACCTTCATACCATATAATAAG ATCCAAGATCCAAGAGAAGTTAAAATGAAAGATCCTCGTAGGAGACGCCGACGCCGCGGTCGAAAAGCTAAACAAATTTGA